One region of bacterium genomic DNA includes:
- a CDS encoding lytic transglycosylase domain-containing protein — translation METIRKIVFSCGITLFAGYLFCEYAFAKSFVLPEKLTFAGQTVPLERQVVREHFDALYTSMCYNNPGQSRLWLRREQRILPTIRKIIVNAGLPEDFVYLVVAESDMLPRALSPAGAYSYWQFMPGTGKDEGLDTHLALDERGDLVKATLAACNHLKELYQAFGKDWFLAMAAYNNGRKNVETMLKAQHAKTYWDAWSNNETATYVPRIILIKTLFENPALFGIEPGEIVPYPEFSVDRISFTLPESVMFATVCDWAETDYRTMLTLNPQIYRTSYLKDVTLPKNIAMHVDVPKSKVNGFLKRLDDFIKLNKAQKK, via the coding sequence ATGGAAACGATAAGAAAGATAGTGTTTTCTTGTGGGATTACACTATTCGCTGGATATCTGTTTTGCGAATATGCCTTCGCAAAGAGTTTTGTCCTACCCGAAAAACTCACTTTTGCCGGTCAGACGGTGCCACTGGAGCGACAAGTAGTTCGCGAACATTTCGATGCTTTGTACACAAGTATGTGCTACAACAATCCGGGGCAATCGCGGCTCTGGTTGAGGCGCGAACAACGGATACTACCGACGATTCGCAAAATTATCGTCAATGCTGGACTCCCGGAAGACTTTGTTTATCTCGTTGTTGCCGAAAGTGATATGTTGCCCAGGGCATTATCGCCGGCAGGCGCATACAGCTATTGGCAATTCATGCCCGGCACCGGTAAGGATGAGGGGCTTGATACTCACCTGGCATTAGATGAACGCGGCGATTTAGTCAAGGCAACCCTTGCCGCCTGCAACCATTTGAAAGAACTCTATCAGGCGTTCGGTAAGGACTGGTTCTTAGCGATGGCCGCTTACAATAACGGAAGAAAAAATGTTGAAACCATGCTAAAAGCGCAACATGCGAAAACCTATTGGGACGCATGGTCGAACAACGAAACAGCAACTTATGTTCCGCGAATCATACTGATAAAGACGCTCTTTGAAAACCCCGCGTTGTTTGGAATTGAGCCGGGTGAAATCGTACCATATCCCGAGTTCTCGGTTGACCGGATATCGTTTACCTTACCAGAATCTGTTATGTTTGCAACCGTGTGCGATTGGGCAGAAACCGATTATCGAACGATGCTTACTCTCAATCCCCAAATCTATCGTACATCATACTTAAAAGACGTCACACTGCCAAAGAACATTGCGATGCACGTGGACGTTCCTAAGAGCAAAGTGAATGGATTTCTAAAACGATTGGATGATTTTATCAAGTTGAACAAAGCACAAAAAAAGTGA